A stretch of DNA from Natrinema halophilum:
TCGGACGCGTCGACCGGTTGGACCTGTCCTGAATCGGTGGCTCGAGGCGTTCGCACGCGTCGACGGATCGTAGACCGACCGAGCCAATTCGAACCCGTTCACTCATGCAACTCCGCGTTAAACCGCTGAAACGGAAAGATGTAGGCAGCGGTCTGGCCGCGATCGATCGCGAGGCGATGACCGACCTCGGTGTATCGAGCGGCAACTTCGTCGCAATCGCGGGTCCCGACGGCCGAGTCGTCGCACGTGTCTGGCCGGGCCGCAGCGAAGACACGGGTCGGGGCATCGTCCGAATCGACGATCGGGTCAGCGTCGAGCCGGCCGACGTCGAACCAGCGGAGCGTGTCTCCCTCGCGCTGCCCGAGAACGTCCGCATCCAGGGCGACGTCGGCTCGTACCTCAAGGATAAACTCTCGGAACGCGCCGTCAGCCCCGGCGACACGTTCTCGCTGTCGCTCGGCTTTGGTCTCCTCTCAACGCGTTCCGGTCGGCGACTACCGGTCACCGTCGTCGAAACCAAACCGAGCGGTTCCGTCGTCGTCGGCAGCGAGACCGAGGTGATCGTGACCGAACGGGGCGACGACGAACTCGCGGTCGAAGCAACCGGCCCGTTTGCGTCCGAGGACGAAACCGGCGGACGGCCGCCGGACGTCACTTACGAGGACGTCGGAGGTCTCGATGACGAACTCGAACAGGTTCGAGAGATGATCGAGCTGCCGATGCGCCATCCCGAACTGTTCAGAGCGCTCGGCATCGAACCGCCGAGGGGTGTCCTCCTGCACGGTCCACCCGGTACTGGAAAGACGCTGATCGCTCGTGCGGTGGCCAACGAGATCGACGCTCACTTCGAGACGATTTCCGGGCCGGAGATCATGTCGAAGTACTACGGCGAGAGCGAAGAGCAACTCCGCGATGTCTTCGAAGAGGCGGCGGAAAACGAGCCGGCTATCGTCTTCATCGACGAACTCGATTCCATCGCGCCCAAGCGCGAGGACGTACAGGGTGACGTCGAACGCCGCGTCGTCGCCCAGCTGCTCTCGCTGATGGATGGCCTGGAACGGCGTGGCGAGATCACCGTCATCGGAACGACCAACCGCGTCGACGCAATCGACCCTGCGTTGCGCCGACCCGGACGCTTCGACCGTGAGATCGAGATCGGTGTGCCCGACGCTGCGGGACGGGAAGAGATCCTGCAGATCCACACTCGCGGAATGCCGCTCGACGCAGACGTCGTTCTCGAGCGGTACGCTGAGAATACCCACGGATTCGTCGGGGCCGATCTCGAAAACCTCGCCAAGGAGGCCGCTATGACCGCCATGCGGCGGGTCCGCCCCGAACTCGACTTCGACGAGGAGGAGATCGACGCCGAGACCCTAGAGGCCATAGAGATCACGGAGGCCGACTTCAGGAGCGCCCTGCGCGGCATCGAACCCTCCGCGATGCGCGAGGTCTTCGTCGAAGTGCCGGACGTCAGCTGGGACGACGTCGGCGGACTCGAGGCGGCCAAGGAACGCCTGCGCGAGAGCGTCCAGTGGCCGATGGAACACGCCGACGCGTACGAACGCGTCGGCCTCGACCCCGCCAAGGGCGTTCTCCTGTACGGCCCGCCAGGAACCGGAAAAACGCTGCTGGCGAAAGCGGTGGCAAACGAGTCCCAGTCGAACTTCATCTCGGTCAAGGGCCCCGAACTCTTCGATAAGTACGTCGGCGAATCCGAGAAGGGGGTCCGCGAAGTCATCAGTAAGGCCCGTGAGAACGCGCCGACGGTCGTCTTCTTCGACGAGATCGACGCCATCGCGAGCAAGCGCGGGACTGGAACCGGCGACTCCAACGTCGGCGAGCGAGTCGTCTCCCAGCTCTTGACCGAACTCGACGGGCTTGAAGAACTCGAGGACGTCGTCGTCATCGCGGCCTCGAACCGACCAGAGTT
This window harbors:
- a CDS encoding CDC48 family AAA ATPase, producing the protein MQLRVKPLKRKDVGSGLAAIDREAMTDLGVSSGNFVAIAGPDGRVVARVWPGRSEDTGRGIVRIDDRVSVEPADVEPAERVSLALPENVRIQGDVGSYLKDKLSERAVSPGDTFSLSLGFGLLSTRSGRRLPVTVVETKPSGSVVVGSETEVIVTERGDDELAVEATGPFASEDETGGRPPDVTYEDVGGLDDELEQVREMIELPMRHPELFRALGIEPPRGVLLHGPPGTGKTLIARAVANEIDAHFETISGPEIMSKYYGESEEQLRDVFEEAAENEPAIVFIDELDSIAPKREDVQGDVERRVVAQLLSLMDGLERRGEITVIGTTNRVDAIDPALRRPGRFDREIEIGVPDAAGREEILQIHTRGMPLDADVVLERYAENTHGFVGADLENLAKEAAMTAMRRVRPELDFDEEEIDAETLEAIEITEADFRSALRGIEPSAMREVFVEVPDVSWDDVGGLEAAKERLRESVQWPMEHADAYERVGLDPAKGVLLYGPPGTGKTLLAKAVANESQSNFISVKGPELFDKYVGESEKGVREVISKARENAPTVVFFDEIDAIASKRGTGTGDSNVGERVVSQLLTELDGLEELEDVVVIAASNRPELIDDALLRPGRLDCHVSVDEPDEPARREIFEIHTQDRPLADDVDLEDLAAETDGYTGADVEAVCREAATIAVREHVRAKAAGEETDVAAIELTADHFDRSLDVVSPESDDEFALKGDEFADALEGLEGEA